Proteins encoded within one genomic window of Salipaludibacillus agaradhaerens:
- the ftsX gene encoding permease-like cell division protein FtsX: MKVRTLGRHMKEGSKNIIRNGWMTFASVSAVTVMLLVVGAFLLLIMNVNHFADSLEDDVEVRVFIERTAAEEEKEVLLDNIEDMTNIASVTFIPKEEGLEQFIDSLGEQGDYFEGLRDENPLNDVYVVRAQQPHETEMIAEEIEQFDYVEGVEYGRDIFDQLFTATDFIRIAGTVLIVGLLFTAIFLIANTIKLTIIARKREIQIMKLVGATNGFIRWPFFVEGLLLGTVGAIIPISALGYGYHYFYNTIGEQTGIDFFQFLSPNPLVVQMGILLLVIGAVVGVWGSLMSVRKFLRV, from the coding sequence ATGAAGGTTAGAACATTAGGCCGCCATATGAAAGAAGGCAGCAAAAATATAATAAGAAATGGCTGGATGACATTTGCTTCTGTTAGTGCAGTGACTGTCATGCTATTGGTTGTGGGTGCATTCTTACTACTTATTATGAACGTTAATCATTTTGCTGACTCGCTAGAAGATGATGTAGAGGTAAGGGTCTTTATTGAACGGACAGCTGCCGAAGAAGAAAAGGAAGTACTCTTAGACAATATTGAGGATATGACGAATATTGCTTCTGTCACCTTTATTCCGAAAGAAGAAGGGTTGGAACAATTTATTGATAGTCTCGGTGAGCAAGGGGATTATTTCGAAGGTCTAAGAGACGAAAACCCTTTAAATGATGTTTACGTTGTTCGTGCTCAGCAACCGCATGAAACTGAAATGATCGCAGAAGAAATCGAGCAATTTGACTATGTAGAAGGTGTAGAATACGGGCGAGATATTTTCGACCAGTTATTTACGGCTACTGACTTTATTCGAATAGCGGGAACGGTGCTTATTGTTGGGTTGCTCTTTACAGCTATATTCCTGATCGCTAACACAATTAAACTAACTATTATTGCCAGAAAGCGCGAAATTCAGATAATGAAACTCGTAGGTGCTACTAACGGCTTTATCCGCTGGCCTTTCTTTGTTGAAGGATTGTTATTAGGGACCGTAGGGGCAATTATTCCAATAAGTGCTTTAGGTTACGGCTATCACTATTTCTACAATACGATAGGTGAGCAGACTGGGATTGATTTCTTCCAATTCCTATCTCCTAATCCTCTGGTCGTTCAAATGGGGATTTTGTTATTAGTTATCGGTGCCGTTGTCGGAGTTTGGGGAAGCTTGATGAGTGTCCGGAAATTCTTGAGAGTTTAG
- a CDS encoding c-type cytochrome: MKKWMFAIFGTVLVLSACGGNDTNMNEPAPENNGNNAENTENTADNGEYDLANGEQVYVQNCAACHGGDLTGASGPGLETHTAEEVEAAIQEGPGSMPADLVTGEDAADVAAWIESQ; the protein is encoded by the coding sequence ATGAAGAAATGGATGTTTGCTATATTTGGGACAGTACTTGTTTTAAGTGCCTGTGGGGGCAATGATACGAACATGAATGAACCAGCGCCCGAAAATAATGGTAATAATGCAGAAAACACAGAAAATACTGCTGACAATGGTGAGTACGATTTAGCAAATGGTGAGCAAGTTTACGTTCAAAATTGCGCGGCCTGTCACGGTGGGGATTTAACAGGTGCTTCAGGACCTGGTCTAGAAACGCATACAGCTGAAGAGGTGGAAGCGGCGATTCAAGAAGGCCCTGGTAGTATGCCGGCAGACCTTGTTACAGGTGAGGATGCAGCCGATGTAGCGGCATGGATAGAATCTCAATAG
- the ftsE gene encoding cell division ATP-binding protein FtsE, with product MIQMQDVWKTYPNGVMAVNGISIYIKKGEFVYVVGPSGAGKSTFIKMIYREEKPTRGEITIDNQELSKMKERHIPYLRRNIGVVFQDFKLLQSLTVYENVAFAMEVIEEDKETIRQRVMNVLDIVRLKNKARFMPDELSGGEQQRVSIARAIVNNPAVLIADEPTGNLDPETSWEIMHILEEINERGTTIVMATHNRDIVDNMRKRLIAIEGGRIARDELRGTYRYEG from the coding sequence ATGATTCAAATGCAGGATGTATGGAAAACGTACCCTAATGGCGTTATGGCTGTTAACGGGATTTCTATCTATATAAAGAAAGGTGAATTCGTCTATGTAGTTGGGCCAAGTGGTGCTGGTAAATCCACGTTTATCAAAATGATCTACCGTGAAGAAAAACCGACTCGAGGCGAAATTACAATTGATAACCAAGAATTATCAAAAATGAAGGAACGCCATATTCCATATTTAAGAAGAAATATTGGCGTTGTTTTTCAAGACTTTAAACTGCTTCAAAGTCTTACAGTCTATGAAAACGTAGCTTTTGCTATGGAGGTCATCGAAGAAGATAAAGAAACGATTAGACAACGTGTTATGAATGTCTTAGATATTGTTCGCTTGAAGAACAAAGCACGTTTCATGCCGGACGAGCTTTCTGGAGGAGAACAGCAGAGGGTGTCGATTGCAAGAGCAATTGTTAATAATCCGGCAGTATTAATTGCAGATGAACCGACAGGGAATTTAGATCCTGAAACGTCATGGGAAATTATGCACATTTTAGAAGAGATTAATGAGCGAGGGACAACCATTGTGATGGCTACGCACAATCGGGACATCGTAGATAATATGCGAAAACGCCTGATTGCGATTGAAGGCGGACGCATTGCTCGTGATGAGCTGAGGGGGACGTACCGCTATGAAGGTTAG
- the prfB gene encoding peptide chain release factor 2 (programmed frameshift), with protein MEMSEITQELSMMAKRLADFRGSLDLEEKETRIAELEEKMSDPMFWEDQNAAQKVINENNALKNIVNTYRKLESDHEELDVSLELLKEENDSDLADDLEQGVKDIGKRLNEFELELLLSEPHDKNNAILELHPGAGGTESQDWASMLLRMYTRWAEAKGFKVETTDYLPGDEAGVKSVTLLIQGHNAYGYLKAEKGVHRLVRISPFDSSGRRHTSFASCDVMPELDDNVEITVSPDDLRIDTFRSSGAGGQHVNTTDSAVRMTHLPTNTVVSCQSERSQIKNREKAMKMLKAKLFQQEMDKQRQEAEELRGEQSDIGWGSQIRSYVFHPYNMVKDHRTNVETGNTQAVMDGELAPFIDAYLRSQID; from the exons ATGGAAATGTCAGAAATAACACAAGAACTATCAATGATGGCTAAACGATTAGCGGACTTTAGGGGGTCTCTT GACTTAGAAGAAAAAGAAACCCGAATTGCTGAACTAGAAGAGAAAATGTCCGATCCTATGTTTTGGGAGGATCAAAATGCAGCTCAAAAAGTGATAAATGAAAATAACGCTCTGAAAAATATCGTGAATACGTATAGAAAATTAGAAAGTGATCATGAAGAGCTCGATGTTTCCTTGGAATTATTGAAAGAGGAAAATGACAGTGATCTAGCTGATGATTTAGAACAAGGTGTTAAGGATATTGGCAAGCGGTTAAACGAGTTTGAACTGGAGCTGTTGTTAAGTGAACCACATGACAAAAATAATGCCATTTTAGAGCTGCATCCAGGAGCGGGTGGAACAGAATCACAAGACTGGGCCTCTATGCTGCTTAGAATGTATACAAGATGGGCAGAAGCTAAAGGCTTTAAAGTGGAAACGACAGATTATCTCCCTGGAGATGAAGCAGGGGTGAAAAGTGTAACCTTATTAATTCAAGGTCATAATGCCTACGGTTATTTGAAAGCTGAAAAAGGCGTTCATCGCCTCGTTAGAATTTCACCTTTCGACTCCTCAGGCCGTCGACACACATCATTCGCTTCCTGTGATGTCATGCCTGAATTGGATGATAATGTGGAAATTACGGTATCACCAGATGACCTAAGAATTGATACGTTTAGGTCGAGTGGGGCAGGGGGACAACACGTGAATACGACAGATTCTGCTGTTCGTATGACACACTTGCCAACAAACACTGTGGTCAGTTGTCAGTCAGAACGTTCCCAAATAAAAAATAGAGAAAAAGCAATGAAAATGTTAAAAGCTAAATTATTTCAACAGGAAATGGATAAACAGCGTCAAGAAGCTGAAGAGCTTCGAGGTGAGCAATCAGATATTGGTTGGGGCAGTCAAATTCGCTCTTACGTCTTCCATCCATACAATATGGTAAAAGATCACCGGACAAATGTTGAAACAGGGAATACACAAGCTGTTATGGATGGTGAGCTGGCACCATTTATTGATGCGTATTTAAGGTCTCAAATAGACTGA
- a CDS encoding YitT family protein: MKKLQRRKETNPLNTAQRTIIEFLYVLTGSAIVAVTFNLFLLPNQIASGGVSGISTIVFNITAWEPAYTQWALNIPLFIAGILLLGGSIRGSILYGTKTLTGTLFLPFIVFLTRDLQPATLDPLLASIFGGVGVGVGLGIVFRSNSSTGGTDLAAQIINKYTGLSLGVCVFIMDGLVVSASAVVFGFEFALYALISLFTTSKTIDFVQIGIGYSKMVIIISEFEEEVKQGLLTKVDRGVTKIAGYGGYTNHERPMLMCVVSRNEVTKLKRLVQTIDPDAFVIVSNASEVLGKGFKK, encoded by the coding sequence ATGAAAAAGCTTCAACGTAGAAAAGAAACCAACCCTCTTAATACGGCGCAAAGAACGATTATTGAATTTTTATATGTCCTTACGGGGTCGGCAATTGTAGCTGTGACATTTAACCTCTTTCTCTTACCTAACCAAATCGCCTCTGGTGGTGTCTCTGGGATATCAACTATTGTCTTTAATATAACGGCTTGGGAGCCTGCTTATACACAATGGGCGTTGAATATTCCTTTATTTATAGCTGGGATTCTTTTACTTGGGGGTAGTATAAGAGGCAGTATATTATATGGAACAAAGACGTTAACGGGAACACTATTTTTACCTTTCATCGTGTTTTTAACAAGAGATTTGCAGCCCGCAACTCTCGACCCTTTATTAGCATCTATTTTTGGTGGGGTAGGAGTTGGTGTAGGTCTTGGTATTGTTTTTAGATCTAATTCTTCTACAGGGGGGACAGATCTAGCTGCTCAAATTATTAACAAATATACAGGACTGTCTCTTGGAGTGTGTGTATTTATAATGGATGGTCTTGTAGTGAGCGCTTCGGCTGTTGTATTTGGCTTTGAATTTGCTTTGTATGCTTTAATTAGTCTCTTTACAACGAGTAAAACGATTGATTTTGTTCAAATTGGTATAGGTTACTCCAAAATGGTCATAATAATTTCAGAATTTGAAGAAGAAGTAAAGCAAGGCTTGTTAACAAAAGTTGATCGTGGTGTCACGAAAATTGCGGGGTATGGAGGCTATACTAACCATGAAAGACCCATGTTAATGTGTGTTGTTAGCCGAAATGAAGTGACCAAACTAAAAAGATTAGTTCAAACAATAGATCCAGATGCTTTTGTTATTGTCAGTAACGCCTCAGAAGTACTAGGTAAGGGTTTCAAAAAGTAG